Proteins encoded by one window of Leishmania mexicana MHOM/GT/2001/U1103 complete genome, chromosome 23:
- a CDS encoding putative beta propeller protein encodes MSADWTLPLRKVPIHATKDPSVAWNTVHLCYEQTFFGQITSLRYNHAGSLLGGTSTNQFALLRVPQSDGVVVNEQTERRNYSVRFREDDKLYIQAVDQRVVLRSSETAFERQYLGHSRDVRSAIFIGRHNFASASDDTTVKLWDLMSDDDLGTARIHTDYVRCLEPYTGGAFFSGSYDHRVNLWDPRTGMVAPLQTSRDIITQAVEALCFVPSEEIVAVGAGDRVVVFDPRKGLSTPLFQGSFHTKSVVAVAYSQKLRSLLTGSLDCRVKMFSLDGSELRCISNKRFENGVTSLAVHPGSTEYAVGSTTGELNVYRFREAKREEDVVPEELVLDKEKTRSKEQVLQDKMKEVQFQLGSYQYGKALKTALYSRHPDVLVSTFEELVRRGALHVALNNQNDRTIVRVLRFATHYVEKPQFTDTMLVVFETIFDIYSTYVGKSAFFHREILNAQKKIGAFLAVMQRMEKSMGIMEMIVHSE; translated from the coding sequence ATGAGCGCTGActggacgctgccgctccgcaaGGTGCCTATTCACGCCACCAAGGACCCCTCTGTCGCGTGGAACACGGTGCACCTATGCTATGAGCAGACGTTTTTCGGTCAAATCACGAGTTTGCGCTACAACCACGCTGGTTCGTTGCTTGGAGGCACGTCCACAAACCAATTTGCACTCCTGCGTGTCCCCCAGTCAGATGGCGTAGTGGTGAACGAGCAGACGGAGCGCAGGAACTACTCCGTCCGCTTTCGCGAGGATGACAAGCTTTACATTCAAGCTGTAGACCAACGGGTAGTTTTGCGCTCCTCGGAAACCGCGTTCGAGCGGCAGTATCTAGGACATTCGCGGGATGTGCGCTCCGCCATCTTTATTGGTCGACACAACTTCGCGTCTGCAAGCGACGACACGACGGTGAAGCTGTGGGATTTGATGAGTGACGATGATCTCGGTACGGCTCGGATTCACACCGACTACGTGCGCTGTCTTGAGCCGTACACTGGTGGCGCGTTCTTTAGCGGCTCCTACGATCACCGAGTGAACTTGTGGGATCCTCGCACCGGCATggtcgcgccgctgcagacCTCCAGGGACATTATCACCCAAGCTGTGGAGGCGCTCTGCTTCGTACCGAGTGAGGAGATTGTGGCTGTCGGTGCCGGCGATCGTGTCGTCGTCTTTGACCCGCGCAAGGGCCTTAGTACACCCTTGTTTCAGGGCTCGTTTCACACCAAGTCAGTTGTCGCGGTTGCCTACTCGCAAAAGCTGCGCAGTCTCCTCACTGGATCTCTGGACTGCCGCGTGAAAATGTTCTCGCTTGACGGCAGTGAGCTGCGCTGCATTTCGAACAAGCGCTTTGAAAACGGTGTGACTTCGCTGGCGGTTCACCCTGGCTCGACGGAGTACGCCGTGGGCAGCACAACAGGCGAGCTGAACGTGTATCGCTTCAGAGAGGcaaagagggaggaagacgtCGTTCCCGAGGAGCTCGTTCTGGACAAGGAGAAGACGCGGTCGAaggagcaggtgctgcaggacaAGATGAAAGAGGTGCAGTTCCAGCTGGGAAGCTACCAGTACGGCAAAGCGCTCAAGACTGCTTTGTACTCCCGACACCCCGATGTCCTCGTTTCCACGTTTGAGGAGCTTGTGCGTCGAGGCGCGCTGCACGTCGCGCTGAACAACCAAAACGACCGCACCATTGTGCGCGTTCTTCGGTTTGCCACTCACTACGTCGAGAAGCCGCAGTTCACGGACACAATGCTCGTCGTGTTTGAGACGATTTTCGATATCTATAGCACCTATGTGGGCAAGAGTGCCTTTTTTCACCGGGAGATTCTGAATGCGCAAAAGAAGATCGGCGCGTTTCTTGCGGTGATGCAGCGCATGGAAAAGAGTATGGGCATCATGGAGATGATCGTGCATTCGGAATAG
- a CDS encoding peroxidoxin, which produces MLRRLSTSCFLKRAQFRGFAATSPLLNMDYQMYRTATVREAAPQFSGQAVVNGAIKEINSNDYKGKYIVLFFYPMDFTFVCPTEIIAFSDRHAEFEKRNTQVIAVSCDSVYSHLAWVNTPRKKGGLGEMHIPVLADKSMEIARDYGVLIEESGIALRGLFIIDKKGVLRHATINDLPVGRNVDEALRVLEAFQYADENGDAIPCGWKPGQPTLDTTKAGEFFEKNM; this is translated from the coding sequence ATGCTCCGCCGTCTTTCCACGAGCTGCTTCCTGAAGCGCGCGCAGTTCCGCGGGTTCGCGGCTACGTCGCCGCTTTTGAATATGGACTATCAGATGTACCGTACAGCGACTGTCCgtgaagctgcgccgcagtTTTCCGGTCAGGCTGTTGTGAATGGTGCAATTAAGGAAATAAACAGCAACGACTACAAGGGCAAATACATTGTGCTGTTTTTCTATCCGATGGACTTCACCTTCGTTTGCCCGACCGAGATCATTGCATTTTCGGATCGCCACGCCGAGTTTGAGAAGCGAAATACGCAGGTGATTGCGGTGTCGTGCGATTCGGTGTACTCGCACCTGGCGTGGGTGAACACGCCACGCAAGAAGGGTGGCCTCGGTGAAATGCACATCCCGGTACTGGCGGACAAGTCGATGGAGATTGCTCGTGACTATGGTGTGCTGATCGAAGAATCCGGTATCGCTCTTCGAGGTCTCTTTATCATTGACAAGAAGGGCGTCCTGCGCCACGCAACGATCAATGACCTTCCTGTGGGCCGCAACGTGGACGAGGCActgcgcgtgctggaggcTTTCCAGTATGCGGACGAAAACGGAGACGCGATCCCGTGCGGATGGAAGCCTGGACAGCCGACGCTGGACACCACAAAGGCGGGCGAGTTTTTCGAGAAGAACATGTAA
- a CDS encoding putative cyclophilin → MSRMSVPPKVGQRPGIAVEKTTNPKVFFDISIDNKAAGRLVMELYADTVPKTAENFRALCTGEKGKGRSGKPLHYKNSVFHRVIPNFMIQGGDFTRGNGTGGESIYGTTFRDESFSGKAGRHTGLGCLSMANAGPNTNGSQFFICTAATPWLDGKHVVFGRVIDGLDVVKKVERLGSSSGKTRSRIMVSDCGEFAADKSKDQREHQQQQQPAKASADKKAVVKKKSLVSSPAVEGQKALSAKKETPPHVAAPNETKKRMREVDEDEARLARLREKKAKLAALRSSAVGNE, encoded by the coding sequence ATGTCTCGTATGAGTGTCCCGCCGAAGGTCGGGCAGCGCCCCGGCATTGCCGTGGAGAAGACGACCAATCCAAAGGTTTTTTTTGATATCAGCATTGATAACAAGGCAGCTGGGCGCCTTGTCATGGAGCTGTACGCCGACACGGTTCCCAAGACGGCGGAGAATTTCCGGGCTCTCTGCACGGGAGAGAAAGGCAAAGGTCGCAGCGGCAAGCCCCTGCATTACAAGAACAGCGTGTTTCACCGGGTGATCCCGAACTTCATGATCCAAGGCGGCGACTTTACCCGGGGAAATGGCACAGGCGGTGAATCTATCTATGGCACCACCTTCCGGGATGAGTCGTTCTCTGGGAAGGCCGGCCGGCACACTGGGCTGGGGTGTCTGTCCATGGCCAACGCAGGTCCCAATACGAACGGGTCACAGTTTTTCATTTGCACTGCTGCAACCCCGTGGCTCGACGGCAAGCATGTTGTCTTTGGTCGTGTCATCGATGGTCTTGACGTTGTGAAGAAAGTTGAGCGACTGGGATCGTCTTCCGGAAAGACGCGCAGTCGCATCATGGTGTCCGACTGCGGTGAGTTTGCGGCGGATAAATCGAAGGATCAGCGGGaacaccagcagcaacagcagccagCAAAGGCATCTGCGGACAAGAAGGCCGTTGTGAAGAAGAAGTCGCTCGTGTCTTCGCCAGCCGTCGAGGGGCAGAAGGCTCTCTCTGCAAAGAAAGAGACACCACCTCATGTGGCTGCACCGAATGAGACAAAGAAGCGCATGCGCGaggtggacgaggacgaggcgcggCTGGCTCGACTTCGTGAGAAAAAGGCAAAGTTGGCCGCCCTGCGCTCCAGCGCTGTGGGGAACGAATAA
- a CDS encoding agmatinase-like protein, producing MFAKFLSRVKALPPRSGDWANKLGPVALMGCSGGAHMSSTKLLNHFYTSPRDCDMYAELTFHEPGPVECPPETVIFFPVIQCGEMLDDKSEPSKATKDDWYLAMTEATTELLEKGYVPVSAGGDGSATLAMVEAYKRLFRSSEVVLIHCSARPALEKAEQPIRVLLEKDLLKGVVEIGNRCVSSGDRKVRKQHKVMYMDMQAIYAKGLFCIRDIRNDYPVFLSIDADVLDPAFAPAVQSPVPGGLSTRDLLHIMTGIRGPKVAGIDIHGYHPSLDMCRSDGVGLTQMALTKVLKESIVKAYTISTQTAEEGLERVRLMQRQGTLSDNPYPDY from the coding sequence ATGTTCGCCAAGTTCCTCTCTCGCGTGAAGGCCTTGCCGCCGAGATCGGGTGACTGGGCTAACAAGCTGGGACCTGTGGCGCTAATGGGCTGCTCGGGCGGAGCACACATGAGTTCGACGAAGCTTCTGAACCATTTCTACACGTCCCCGCGAGACTGCGACATGTATGCGGAGTTGACCTTCCATGAGCCCGGCCCTGTGGAATGTCCACCAGAGACGGTCATTTTTTTCCCTGTGATCCAGTGTGGTGAAATGCTGGATGACAAGAGTGAGCCGAGCAAGGCCACCAAGGACGACTGGTACCTGGCGATGACAGAAGCCACGACAGAGTTGCTGGAGAAGGGCTACGTCCCGGTGAgcgccggcggtgatggcTCTGCGACGCTGGCTATGGTTGAGGCGTACAAGCGGCTCTTTCGGTCAAGCGAGGTGGTGCTGATTCACTGCTCTGCCAGACCGGCGCTGGAGAAAGCGGAACAACCGATTCGTGTACTGCTCGAGAAGGACCTATTGAAGGGTGTTGTCGAGATTGGTAATCGCTGTGTCTCGTCCGGCGACCGCAAGGTCCGCAAGCAGCATAAGGTGATGTACATGGATATGCAAGCCATATACGCAAAGGGTCTATTTTGCATTCGCGACATCCGCAATGACTATCCAGTCTTTTTGAGCATTGACGCTGATGTACTGGATCCGGCTTTTGCACCGGCCGTGCAGTCACCCGTGCCAGGGGGTCTCTCTACGCGGGACCTGTTGCACATCATGACCGGCATTCGAGGGCCCAAGGTGGCTGGAATCGACATCCACGGGTACCACCCTAGTCTGGACATGTGCCGTAGCGATGGCGTTGGCCTGACCCAGATGGCGTTGACGAAGGTGTTGAAGGAGTCGATTGTCAAGGCGTACACCATCTCCACACAGACTGCGGAGGAGGGTCTCGAGAGAGTGCGCCTGATGCAGCGACAGGGCACGCTGTCTGACAACCCATACCCTGATTACTGA